A region from the bacterium genome encodes:
- a CDS encoding sigma-70 family RNA polymerase sigma factor: protein MMIATTMKIHNETISDKELLDGLVNGDIDAFDIIVERYKNRLINFVYRFVKDHDVAEDIVQETFLRVFRKRRDYKAIANFSTWIFTIAGNLAKSELRRRKRWRFLSIDTSSNDEEKPFELPDTGMSPDRAAAVRMLDDNVQDSIDSLQIKYKEALILRDIQGMSYKQISKIIGVPVGTVKSRVNRARLKLQKELKGHSPDDELFQN from the coding sequence ATGATGATCGCAACTACCATGAAGATACATAACGAAACGATTTCGGATAAAGAACTTCTCGATGGGCTGGTAAATGGGGATATTGATGCTTTCGACATCATTGTTGAACGTTATAAAAACAGGCTTATTAATTTTGTATACAGGTTTGTAAAGGACCATGATGTTGCCGAAGATATTGTTCAGGAGACTTTCCTCAGGGTATTCAGAAAACGGCGCGATTATAAGGCTATAGCGAATTTTTCGACATGGATTTTTACTATTGCGGGCAACCTGGCCAAAAGTGAATTGAGACGACGGAAAAGGTGGAGGTTCCTGTCAATTGATACCAGCAGCAATGACGAAGAGAAACCATTCGAACTCCCCGATACGGGAATGAGTCCCGACAGGGCTGCTGCTGTAAGGATGCTCGATGACAATGTTCAGGATTCAATCGATAGTCTCCAGATTAAATATAAGGAAGCATTGATTCTGAGGGATATTCAGGGGATGAGTTATAAACAGATTTCCAAAATTATCGGAGTCCCTGTCGGCACTGTCAAATCTCGAGTTAACCGTGCACGGTTGAAGCTTCAGAAAGAGCTTAAGGGGCACTCCCCTGACGACGAATTGTTTCAGAATTAA
- a CDS encoding polysaccharide biosynthesis C-terminal domain-containing protein: protein MLVLSFFNNKLIYIFLDKSDNGIYFIFMRFSMFISLIFSEWFRLSNVNIAGGDRNLIPVLSANNLWYSISVGLLMIGAAFALAPVTDRFVPGMPWRYILAAGVVGSLVILKESSQSILMVTQRMYRYGITFVVWFSAVLGLNILFLMILKRGLDFVVAAWFLGILAGTLWAYFSVVSFAGINLKPSWNVFTMSGKIGARAWLAALGMFVMINIHTFTIGPLLNKTGQGLAMIAIFSVCFRVFQLLQRVSNVSGTILFSHIVQQEKLAGLRMTMLVSRNIIFFSVISCIIGMVMGKGIILLIANSTYLMAYVPLLLMLPGIVAINAGSVINNLYWGQGYPYHVILAPFWVAVVGIALDVVLIPVYGVSGATLSFTLMGVVWFGYMLYLFRKDSGYRLDEILLPRKEDFTLLWTRFRVKFSGGGR from the coding sequence ATGCTGGTTCTCTCGTTTTTCAACAACAAGCTTATTTATATCTTCCTGGACAAGTCGGATAACGGCATCTATTTTATATTCATGCGTTTTTCCATGTTCATCTCTCTCATCTTCAGCGAATGGTTCCGCCTTTCAAATGTCAATATTGCCGGGGGCGACAGGAATCTAATCCCTGTGCTTTCGGCCAATAACCTCTGGTACAGTATTTCGGTCGGTCTGCTCATGATTGGTGCCGCATTTGCCCTCGCTCCCGTGACCGACAGATTTGTACCGGGAATGCCCTGGAGATACATTCTTGCCGCCGGGGTGGTCGGCTCACTCGTGATTCTGAAGGAATCCTCCCAGTCCATACTGATGGTTACCCAGCGGATGTACCGGTACGGGATTACCTTTGTAGTGTGGTTTTCGGCAGTCCTTGGGTTGAATATCCTCTTTCTCATGATTTTAAAACGCGGACTCGATTTCGTTGTGGCTGCCTGGTTCCTGGGAATTCTGGCCGGTACTCTGTGGGCTTATTTTTCCGTCGTTTCGTTTGCAGGAATCAATCTGAAACCCTCATGGAACGTTTTCACCATGTCGGGTAAAATCGGAGCACGGGCATGGCTCGCCGCGCTTGGTATGTTTGTCATGATTAACATCCATACCTTCACCATCGGCCCTCTGCTCAATAAAACCGGGCAGGGGCTTGCGATGATAGCGATATTTTCCGTGTGTTTCAGGGTTTTTCAGCTTCTCCAGCGTGTTTCAAATGTCAGCGGGACAATCCTCTTTTCCCATATTGTTCAGCAGGAAAAGCTGGCCGGGCTCAGAATGACCATGCTCGTTTCGAGGAACATCATATTCTTTTCCGTCATATCATGCATTATTGGCATGGTGATGGGGAAGGGGATAATCCTGCTTATCGCAAACTCCACCTATCTCATGGCATATGTTCCCCTCCTCCTCATGCTTCCCGGGATAGTTGCCATAAACGCCGGAAGTGTCATCAATAATCTTTACTGGGGACAGGGATATCCCTACCATGTGATTCTGGCGCCGTTCTGGGTCGCAGTCGTCGGCATCGCCCTCGATGTGGTTCTCATACCCGTATACGGTGTGAGCGGCGCAACCCTTTCGTTTACCCTTATGGGTGTTGTGTGGTTTGGATATATGCTGTATCTTTTCCGGAAAGATTCAGGATACCGTCTCGATGAAATTCTGCTTCCCCGCAAGGAGGATTTCACACTTTTATGGACACGGTTCAGGGTTAAGTTTTCCGGAGGTGGACGGTGA
- a CDS encoding SLBB domain-containing protein: MAGQTAAEKLEQVPEQKMQPAMQEILFDKKVDPDKYIVGPSDVIGVYLWGELDREYTNYVTPEGYLILPTIGQIMVADKTLTEVREIISNAVKKQYKDIDTTIYLSRPRMFRLSISGLVLNAGMISANSLERVSDVIDRAGLMYVEKVGMLENIQNISVAQEQSERALSSEQMTTQRLRYERQTELGVLASEANLMKRGSSQRSITVYRGDIKIDVDLLRFRKLGDIDDNPYVAAGDYVFVPQYNGDMIISGEVNDPGRYEWKSSDRIADLVAIGGGLTVLADTTRATLVRFGRMGQKSENIDIDLYDALLKNPDDPKYLIEESDRLFVRQKYNYKVIASIRLDGQVTYPGEYAITPGVTTLNEIITMAGGFTDLSNLEEARLVRRVSSATQDLEYERLRRMQRWEMTPEEYDYYKSRSRTIQGEITIDFVKLFIDKDMTNDVVLQNGDAIFIPFKRELVNVSGAVNEPGYVKIEPGQDIHFYIAKAGGFKWDADSHKVRIVKAKTGQRLRPGGNVLIEGGDIIHVSEKTPINTWEVFRDSAQIFANVATIIILAKQITKL, from the coding sequence ATGGCCGGGCAGACCGCCGCCGAAAAGCTGGAACAGGTTCCCGAGCAGAAAATGCAGCCTGCAATGCAGGAAATTCTTTTCGATAAAAAGGTCGATCCTGATAAATACATTGTCGGTCCCAGTGATGTGATCGGGGTTTATCTATGGGGTGAACTCGACAGGGAATATACGAACTACGTTACACCGGAGGGTTATCTGATTCTGCCCACAATCGGTCAGATTATGGTTGCCGATAAAACCCTCACCGAGGTTCGTGAAATTATATCGAACGCGGTTAAAAAACAGTATAAGGATATCGATACCACTATTTATCTCTCCCGTCCCCGAATGTTCAGATTGTCCATTTCGGGTCTTGTGCTCAATGCAGGCATGATAAGTGCAAACTCACTCGAACGTGTATCCGATGTCATCGATCGTGCCGGTCTCATGTATGTTGAGAAAGTGGGTATGCTCGAAAACATTCAGAATATATCGGTTGCACAGGAACAGAGTGAACGGGCGCTCAGTTCCGAGCAGATGACTACCCAGCGTCTCCGCTATGAACGTCAAACGGAATTGGGTGTGCTTGCGAGCGAAGCAAATCTTATGAAACGTGGTTCCAGTCAGCGGTCAATTACAGTATACCGTGGAGATATAAAAATTGATGTTGATTTGCTTCGGTTTCGTAAACTCGGTGATATCGATGATAATCCATATGTTGCCGCGGGTGACTATGTTTTTGTCCCTCAGTATAATGGTGATATGATCATTTCGGGTGAAGTAAATGATCCTGGCAGGTATGAATGGAAATCCAGCGACAGAATTGCGGATCTCGTTGCAATCGGGGGCGGACTTACCGTGCTTGCCGATACCACACGGGCAACGCTCGTCCGGTTCGGCCGAATGGGTCAGAAGTCTGAAAACATTGATATTGATCTTTATGACGCTCTTTTGAAAAATCCGGACGATCCCAAATATCTCATTGAGGAATCTGACAGGCTCTTTGTCCGTCAGAAATACAATTATAAAGTTATTGCAAGTATCAGGCTGGACGGCCAGGTGACCTATCCCGGTGAATATGCCATAACACCCGGTGTCACAACGCTCAATGAGATCATCACAATGGCCGGAGGCTTTACTGACTTGTCAAATCTTGAAGAAGCGCGACTTGTCAGGCGTGTTTCTTCTGCCACACAGGATCTTGAATACGAGCGACTCCGCAGAATGCAGCGGTGGGAAATGACGCCTGAGGAGTACGATTATTATAAGAGCAGGTCACGCACCATTCAGGGTGAAATCACGATCGATTTTGTAAAACTATTTATCGACAAGGATATGACCAATGATGTGGTTCTCCAGAATGGTGATGCGATTTTTATACCGTTCAAGCGAGAATTAGTCAATGTTTCAGGAGCGGTCAATGAACCAGGTTATGTAAAAATCGAGCCTGGTCAGGATATTCATTTTTACATTGCGAAAGCTGGCGGATTCAAATGGGATGCCGACTCGCATAAAGTACGAATAGTCAAAGCAAAAACAGGCCAGCGTTTAAGACCCGGCGGTAATGTTCTGATCGAGGGAGGCGATATTATTCATGTGTCTGAAAAAACCCCGATTAACACGTGGGAAGTATTCAGGGATTCCGCACAGATATTCGCCAACGTTGCGACTATTATAATACTGGCAAAGCAGATAACGAAATTATGA
- a CDS encoding zf-HC2 domain-containing protein — protein MKNANEEAFTCRMFKKHLRAYIDEELADTVKIRFLEHASQCQKCNKAMKEMGSIVKVLSRLSPVTTSPEFNFTLRSRIRLENARLQNPFYRFSLFIRENIRTFITVPVFSMIVVAALFFYSDARNTFDSGTRISNMNSPSGAEMVKEAENSADEIVYVYYVLETVHPTDIEGGIFLQNMQAVRSQKQTIRSASLINF, from the coding sequence GTGAAAAATGCTAATGAAGAAGCTTTTACATGCAGAATGTTCAAAAAACATTTAAGGGCGTACATTGATGAAGAACTTGCCGACACTGTAAAAATTCGTTTCCTCGAACATGCTTCGCAGTGTCAGAAATGCAACAAAGCCATGAAAGAAATGGGAAGCATCGTTAAAGTGCTTTCACGGCTTTCGCCTGTCACGACATCACCCGAGTTTAACTTCACGTTACGGTCGCGGATTCGGCTCGAAAATGCTCGTCTCCAGAATCCCTTTTATCGCTTTTCTCTCTTTATAAGGGAAAACATAAGGACTTTTATTACTGTCCCTGTATTCTCGATGATAGTTGTGGCCGCATTGTTTTTCTATTCCGATGCCCGTAATACTTTTGATTCAGGTACCAGAATATCGAACATGAATTCTCCGAGCGGCGCCGAAATGGTTAAAGAAGCTGAAAATAGCGCTGACGAGATTGTGTATGTATATTATGTGCTTGAAACTGTTCATCCCACAGATATCGAAGGCGGGATTTTTCTTCAAAACATGCAGGCGGTCAGATCACAGAAACAGACGATAAGATCAGCAAGTCTCATAAATTTTTAA
- a CDS encoding Crp/Fnr family transcriptional regulator has product MTNLLQQIPLFSSLKDDELEAIKHVIINKTFPKEKIILLEAEEGDTLFIIINGKVKVTTFTENGKEVIFSILGEGDFFGEMSLLDGKPRSASVISMEDSELQLIRRCDFYRLLENHPHIALKLLEELASRLRKADERIESLALLDVTGRVAGILMQLAEERGEPSGNTVTIKSRPTHQELANMVGTTRETVTRVLKQLELKKYIEMSGKDVTIFDVEVFKRDLYF; this is encoded by the coding sequence ATGACGAATCTACTTCAGCAAATTCCTCTCTTTTCGTCACTCAAGGACGATGAGCTGGAAGCGATAAAACATGTCATCATCAATAAAACCTTCCCGAAAGAAAAAATCATTCTTCTTGAAGCCGAAGAAGGTGATACATTATTTATAATTATCAACGGAAAAGTCAAGGTAACTACATTTACCGAAAATGGTAAAGAGGTAATATTTTCCATTCTCGGTGAGGGTGATTTCTTCGGTGAAATGTCACTTCTGGACGGTAAACCCCGGTCGGCATCGGTCATATCCATGGAGGACTCTGAGTTACAGTTGATTCGGAGGTGCGATTTTTACCGTTTGCTCGAAAATCATCCGCATATCGCGCTCAAACTCCTTGAAGAGCTTGCCTCACGGCTCCGTAAAGCCGACGAACGAATCGAAAGCCTCGCCCTGCTGGACGTCACCGGCCGGGTAGCCGGTATCCTCATGCAACTGGCCGAAGAGCGCGGGGAACCTTCCGGTAACACAGTGACTATCAAATCACGGCCCACTCATCAGGAGCTCGCCAACATGGTCGGTACCACCCGTGAGACGGTTACACGGGTTCTGAAACAGCTCGAACTGAAAAAATATATCGAGATGTCCGGAAAAGACGTGACCATCTTTGATGTGGAGGTATTCAAACGCGATCTCTATTTTTAA
- a CDS encoding S1C family serine protease: MLYSEEQPSDAEIRILSEKIEAKYKNSVYTVNAYTKLKGDTDDKQIKNKTRWCRNVGTAFPIDEQGHLITFLCVVKKAEKVVVVSRSGDESHAEIVGTDKTEKIAILKIMKPFLFTPPPISKWNSIHPGNKVILLGVHPENEHLVTQGVISKIHDSDGAVLVSIPGNPGTAGTPVFDSAEKLLGILAFHVKDKFLPEGEISGENNFYVVIPMEYASVIAYSIINNEQTQSGWLGISIPFIEGDNNGDKGVKIQSVAENSPAAQCGLQPHDMIIEYNGFPVSTPKEMITAVASTKSGDTVPIKVIRQDSILQFKATLISRPLSK; encoded by the coding sequence TTGCTGTATTCCGAGGAACAGCCGTCTGATGCCGAGATACGAATTCTCAGCGAAAAAATCGAGGCTAAGTACAAAAACAGCGTATATACCGTCAATGCATACACTAAACTCAAGGGCGACACAGACGATAAGCAGATCAAAAATAAAACACGCTGGTGCAGAAATGTCGGTACTGCTTTTCCTATCGACGAACAGGGACATCTTATTACATTCCTCTGTGTCGTTAAAAAAGCTGAAAAAGTTGTCGTGGTTTCACGATCGGGTGACGAAAGTCATGCCGAAATCGTGGGAACCGACAAAACCGAGAAAATCGCCATCCTTAAAATCATGAAGCCGTTCCTGTTCACTCCTCCGCCGATCAGTAAATGGAATTCCATACATCCGGGAAATAAAGTAATACTGCTCGGTGTTCATCCCGAAAATGAGCATTTAGTAACGCAGGGAGTTATCAGCAAAATTCATGATTCGGATGGAGCTGTTCTGGTATCGATCCCCGGGAATCCGGGAACCGCAGGTACTCCTGTGTTCGACAGCGCTGAAAAGCTGTTGGGTATACTTGCTTTTCACGTGAAAGATAAGTTCTTGCCGGAAGGTGAAATCTCCGGGGAAAATAATTTCTATGTTGTAATTCCCATGGAATATGCTTCTGTTATTGCATACTCAATTATCAATAATGAACAAACCCAGAGCGGCTGGCTCGGGATTTCGATTCCTTTTATTGAAGGCGATAATAATGGCGATAAGGGAGTCAAAATTCAGAGTGTTGCGGAAAACAGCCCCGCAGCCCAGTGTGGACTCCAGCCTCATGATATGATTATCGAGTATAACGGATTTCCGGTCTCTACCCCCAAAGAAATGATCACAGCAGTGGCATCGACAAAATCAGGCGATACTGTGCCTATTAAAGTCATACGTCAGGATTCCATACTCCAGTTTAAAGCGACGTTAATCAGTCGACCGTTATCAAAATAA